ATATAAAATATTTCACCGATATTATAAAGTATATCAGGCATATTGGGTTGATGTCTCTCTGCAAGGAAAAAGCAGTTTAGGGATTCTTCGAATTTCCCCATTTTTTTCAATGTGAGAGCTTTATTTACAAGATAGTTTATATTTGAAGGCGATAGGAGAAAAGCTTTTGAAAATTCTTCTTGAGCACGCATCAAGTCACCTTTTTTCCCATAAAAAATTCCCAATAAATTATGTACTTTCGCCTTTTGAGGAAATTTAGAGGCAAGCTTCTCTACTAAATTTTCAGCTTTACCAATCATACCGTTTTCAATATAGAATAAAGCCAATCTGCATTTCCACTTCTCTCTAAAAACATCCAACATTGCAGCTTTCTTCAATTCCTCTTCTGCTTCCCTCATTTTTCCAATTCTACTGTAAACAATACCAAGATTGCCATAGGCATCATTCAAAGTATCATCTAAGGCAATTGCTTTTTTGTATTCTGCAACTGCTTTCTGAAAATCTCCTGTATCCCTGAAAAAATTGCCTAAATTCATATGAACATTTGCATCCTTCGGATTGATACTTTCTGCTTTTTTGAACAATCTGTAAGCATTCCCATAATCTCTTTTTAAAATATTTATCAATCCCAGATTCAAATATGCTTCCACTGAATCGGATTTTATCTGAATGACTTTTTTAAAACATTGTGCAGCTTTATCTAACTCGTAATTTTCAAGCAAAGCAGTGCCTAAATTTATTAGGGGCCTTGCCTTCAAGGGAGATTTTTTTGCGGCATCCTGCCAAAGGGAAAGGCTGTCAAGCCAGATAAAGTTTCTTTTCTGTAAATCAATGGAAAAGAAAACAATGATAAAAACTATGAGTGTTTCAAGAAAAAAGAAACGCACCATATCTTTTCTTTCCTTGAAGATATTCATCAAATAAATGATGAATGATGCAAACAAAAAGGAATAAGCCATGGAAGCAGTATAAAGCCATCTTTCAGACAAGACATCATTCAGTGGGACAGCAATAACTGGAATGAATGAGACTATATACCAACCTGAAAAGAATTTTACTTCTGATGGATTTTTATTTCTGAAAGCAAGTATGATAAATCCCAAAATGATGATCAGAGTAATCAACGATTCCAAATCTGGTATCCTTTTAAGTGGAAGATAATGGTCGATATTGAGATTTATCGGAAAAAGGAGAAGACGAAGATATTTCAATGAGGCATCGATATGGGAAAGAAAATGAGTTGTTAAATTATGCTCTTCTTTCCCTGATAAAATGTTGGGATTGATGAATAGATATGAAAGAATCAGAAAAAGCCATAAAAGAAAGTAAGGAGAATACTTCTTTAATTTTCCAATCTTGTTTTTCTCATAAAAGATAAAAAAGAGAAGAAGAAAGAAGGGAAATGCAAAACCTGATTCTTTACTGAATGAGGCAAGCAGAAAAAAAATTAGGGGCAAAATGGTGTTTTTTGAAATAAGATTTTCGTCTCCAATCATTCTCATAAAAAAGATAAGACCGAGAAGGAGAAAAAAATTAGAAAGCACCCCTGCCCTTCCTGAAATATAGGTAACTGATTCCACATTTACAGGGTGAAGAAGAAAAATGGCTGATGAGAGTAAAGACAATCTACTGTCTCCATCAGTTAACTTTGCTATCAATAAGTAAAAAAGTATTCCATTCAAGAAATGGAAAAACAAATTGACCAGATGGAAACCAAAGGGAGAGAATCCCCACAATGAAAGGTTTGTGCTGTAGCTTATTTGGGTAATAGCCCTCGCTGGGTATATAGTGAAAATTTTCAACGGATCAAGAT
The nucleotide sequence above comes from Candidatus Schekmanbacteria bacterium. Encoded proteins:
- a CDS encoding tetratricopeptide repeat protein is translated as MKRLKLRIYLLFFVLALILIFSYRDSFKVPFQYDDLRRIAFNPEISYLDPLKIFTIYPARAITQISYSTNLSLWGFSPFGFHLVNLFFHFLNGILFYLLIAKLTDGDSRLSLLSSAIFLLHPVNVESVTYISGRAGVLSNFFLLLGLIFFMRMIGDENLISKNTILPLIFFLLASFSKESGFAFPFFLLLFFIFYEKNKIGKLKKYSPYFLLWLFLILSYLFINPNILSGKEEHNLTTHFLSHIDASLKYLRLLLFPINLNIDHYLPLKRIPDLESLITLIIILGFIILAFRNKNPSEVKFFSGWYIVSFIPVIAVPLNDVLSERWLYTASMAYSFLFASFIIYLMNIFKERKDMVRFFFLETLIVFIIVFFSIDLQKRNFIWLDSLSLWQDAAKKSPLKARPLINLGTALLENYELDKAAQCFKKVIQIKSDSVEAYLNLGLINILKRDYGNAYRLFKKAESINPKDANVHMNLGNFFRDTGDFQKAVAEYKKAIALDDTLNDAYGNLGIVYSRIGKMREAEEELKKAAMLDVFREKWKCRLALFYIENGMIGKAENLVEKLASKFPQKAKVHNLLGIFYGKKGDLMRAQEEFSKAFLLSPSNINYLVNKALTLKKMGKFEESLNCFFLAERHQPNMPDILYNIGEIFY